A single window of Helicobacter macacae MIT 99-5501 DNA harbors:
- the rplA gene encoding 50S ribosomal protein L1 yields MKVAKRIQNLLQKIDESKFYDIDSGISTVKSLASAKFDETVEIALRLGVDPRHADQMIRGAVVLPHGTGKKVRVAVFAKGAKADEAKSAGADIVGADDLAEEIKNGNTDFDMVIATPDMMALVGKVGRILGPKGLMPNPKTGTVTADISKAVSNAKSGQVNFRVDKKGNIHAPIGKASFPQDKIRDNMLELVKTINRLKPSSAKGKFIRGGALSLTMSPAVKLDAQILMDVK; encoded by the coding sequence ATGAAAGTAGCAAAAAGAATCCAAAATCTATTGCAAAAGATAGATGAAAGCAAATTCTATGACATAGATTCTGGAATTAGCACGGTCAAATCACTTGCTTCAGCAAAGTTTGATGAGACGGTCGAAATCGCCTTGCGGCTAGGTGTAGACCCTCGCCACGCCGACCAGATGATTCGCGGAGCGGTTGTTTTGCCACACGGCACAGGCAAAAAAGTGCGTGTAGCTGTATTTGCCAAGGGGGCAAAGGCTGATGAAGCAAAGTCAGCAGGTGCAGATATTGTCGGTGCAGATGATTTGGCAGAAGAGATTAAAAACGGCAACACAGATTTTGATATGGTTATAGCTACGCCAGATATGATGGCACTTGTTGGTAAGGTTGGTAGAATCTTAGGACCAAAAGGACTAATGCCAAACCCAAAAACAGGCACAGTTACTGCTGATATAAGCAAGGCAGTGTCAAATGCTAAAAGTGGACAGGTAAATTTCCGCGTAGACAAGAAAGGAAATATACACGCACCAATAGGGAAAGCAAGTTTTCCGCAGGATAAAATCCGCGACAATATGCTAGAGCTAGTAAAAACAATCAATCGTTTAAAGCCCTCTAGTGCAAAGGGCAAGTTTATCCGCGGTGGTGCTCTATCTTTGACAATGTCTCCCGCAGTGAAGCTAGACGCACAGATTTTAATGGATGTGAAGTAA
- the rplJ gene encoding 50S ribosomal protein L10 encodes MTKTQKQELIDNLTQEFKAANALLLCDYKGTSVKSLEELRGLARAAGAKVQVIKNTLASIALKNSSYPDLDIKDTNIFIWGADQIALSKIVVKFASANEASFSIKLGCFEGEKVDKAHIIAVSKLPSREELIGMLLSVWTAPARYFATGLDNLRKQKEQN; translated from the coding sequence ATGACAAAAACCCAAAAGCAAGAACTCATTGACAACCTTACACAAGAATTCAAAGCAGCTAATGCCTTGCTTCTTTGCGATTACAAAGGCACAAGTGTCAAATCGCTAGAAGAGTTGCGAGGTTTGGCTCGTGCAGCTGGCGCAAAAGTCCAAGTGATAAAAAACACGCTTGCAAGTATTGCGCTAAAAAATTCTAGCTACCCAGATTTGGATATAAAAGATACCAATATCTTTATTTGGGGAGCAGACCAAATCGCACTATCAAAGATTGTTGTCAAGTTTGCAAGCGCAAATGAAGCGAGTTTTTCTATCAAGCTAGGTTGTTTTGAAGGCGAAAAAGTGGATAAAGCACATATTATCGCTGTATCAAAACTCCCAAGCAGAGAAGAACTCATCGGTATGCTTTTGTCTGTTTGGACTGCTCCTGCGCGATATTTTGCCACAGGATTAGACAATTTACGAAAGCAAAAAGAACAAAACTAA
- the rplL gene encoding 50S ribosomal protein L7/L12, with the protein MAITKEEVLDYIGGLSVLELSELVKAFEEKFGVSAAPTVVAGAVAAGGGAAGGAEEKTEFSVVLVEAGANKIAVIKAVREITGLGLKEAKDATEQTPHTIKEGVNKDDAEAFKKKLEEAGAKVEVK; encoded by the coding sequence ATGGCTATCACAAAAGAAGAAGTCCTAGACTACATTGGTGGTCTATCAGTCCTAGAGCTTTCTGAGCTTGTAAAAGCATTTGAGGAAAAATTTGGCGTTAGTGCTGCGCCTACCGTTGTCGCAGGTGCAGTAGCAGCAGGCGGTGGTGCAGCAGGTGGTGCAGAGGAAAAGACAGAATTTAGCGTTGTCTTAGTCGAAGCGGGCGCAAACAAAATCGCCGTTATCAAAGCTGTGCGTGAAATCACAGGACTTGGACTAAAAGAAGCAAAAGACGCTACCGAGCAAACTCCTCACACCATAAAAGAAGGTGTCAATAAAGATGACGCTGAAGCCTTTAAGAAAAAGCTTGAAGAAGCAGGTGCAAAAGTAGAAGTCAAATAG
- a CDS encoding DNA-directed RNA polymerase subunit beta/beta', translating to MSKTQAKNRLRIDFAKQQGLEVPNLLLLQRDSYDSFLYPRDGKESGIEKVFKSIFPIQDVQNRITLEYKSCEYGKPKYTIREAMERGITYAIPLKLKVELIQWEKDEKGDKLAPKDRKEQSIFVREIPLMTDRTSFIINGVERVVVNQLHRSPGVIFKQDDSTSTVNKPIYMGQIIPDRGSWLYFEYDAKDTMFVRINKRRKVPATIFLRALGYSKMDILKIFYPSLNIKIQKDTFLIKFNPADFEGRVEFDIKDINGEVIVPSGKRLSAKKAKELQEKGLDYIQYPTKTLLNRYLFEPIIDKKTGEVILDTLTQIDEAKLKKITELKLKDFVIVNDLANGVDSSIINAFIAETDSLKLLKQSEKISDENELAAIRIYKVMRPGEPVTKEVAKQFVKRLFFDAEAYDLTRVGRMKMNHKLGLNVPNYVTVLTHEDIIESARYLMGVKNCQEEGRQGKFRIDDRDNLGNRRIRAIGELLANEMHSGLVKMQKAIKDKLTTMSGNFDSIMPQDLITAKTITSTIMEFFTGGQLSQFMDQTNPLSEITHKRRLSALGEGGLVKERVGFEARDVHPTHYGRICPIETPEGQNIGLINTLSTFTRVNDLGFIEAPYRKVINGKVTDEVVYLTATQEDGKVIAPASTKLDADNNIVDSLIETRCGGEITLRKSEEVELIDLSPRMLVGVAASLIPFLEHDDANRALMGSNMQRQAVPLLKPDAPIVGTGIEQVIARDSWEAVKAKRGGVVERVDSRNIYILGEEGDSVYIDDYSLQKNLRTNQNTCFVQRPIVKKGDRVEAGQIIADGASMDRGELALGKNIRVAFMPWNGYNFEDAIVVSERLIKEDAFTSNHIYEKEIEARELKHGTEEITADIPGVREEEVAHLDESGIVRIGTYVTAGMILVGKVSPKGEVKPSPEERLLRAIFGEKAGHVVNKSLYCPPSLEGTIVDVKIFTKKGYERDARAKSAYEQEKSALDIEHHDRLTMLNKEELLRVGLMLSKEELSADTEVNGKKYKKGQKISKNEIANINRFALATLIKSYPKAVQTKYDKIKSSFLEQKKTLGEEHEEKLSILEKDDILPSGVVKQVKIYIATKRKLKVGDKMAGRHGNKGIVSTIVPMVDMPYTADGEPVDIVLNPLGVPSRMNIGQILETHLGLVGKRLGKQLEEILENQKNNFKDELRAKMLKIAESSNEKDKKIIDFIKKCDDSTLLECAKDWARGVKFATPVFEDSTMKKLDTLFELAKIDMDGKVELYDGKTGEKIREKVNVGYMYMLKLHHLVDEKVHARSTGPYSLVTQQPVGGKALFGGQRFGEMEVWALEAYGAAHTLKEMLTLKSDDINGRENAYRSITRSEPVGESEIPETFYVLTKELQSLALDVNVYDERNTDENGELKPLEIKEDNRPKDFSSFQLVLASPEKIRSWSRGEVKKPETINYRTLKPERDGLFCTKIFGPVRDYECLCGKYKKPRYKGMVCEKCGVEVTSSKVRRSRMGHIELVTPVAHIWYVSSLPSRIGTLLGVKMKDLERVLYYEAYIVKEPSEAFYDNESTKPVLKYDVLNEEQFQNISQRFADKGFVAQMGGEAVKELLEQLDLAALLKSLRDEIKSTNSEAKKKIIIKRLKVVESFMNSGNRPEWMMLTVLPVLPPDLRPLVALDGGKFAVSDVNDLYRRVINRNQRLKRLLELDAPEIIVRNEKRMLQEAVDALFDNGRNANAVKGANKRPLKSLSEIIKGKQGRFRQNLLGKRVDFSGRSVIVVGPNLRMDQCGLPKNMALELFKPHLLARLEEKGYASTLKQAKKMIEQKVNEVWECLQEIVEGYPVLLNRAPTLHKQSIQAFHPKLIDGKAIQLHPLVCSAFNADFDGDQMAVHVPLSQEAITECKVLMLSSMNILLPASGKAVAVPSQDMVLGLYYLSLEKKGVKGEHKLFSDIDQIMVAIDAGELDINAKIQTVIERQPVTTTTGRMILRSILPDFVPTNLWNRVLKKKDISVLIDYVYKEAGIGTTATFLDNLKNLGFTYATKAGISISAADIIIPDNKESIISVARQKVRKLQDEFEHGILTEAERYNKTIDIWTEASKELGEKMNTIIAKDKDGFNSIYMMADSGARGSTAQIRQLSAMRGLMAKPDGTIIETPIVSNFKEGLNVLEYFNSTHGARKGLADTALKTANAGYLTRKLIDVSQNVKISMEDCGTHEGIEIGDIIDGSELLESLEERVFGRVLAADVIDPITNEVLFSAETLIDERAARRIIEANVKSVTIRNSVTCKAPKGVCAKCYGLNLGEGKMVRPGEAVGVIAAQSIGEPGTQLTLRTFHVGGTASRTQEEKEIRAEKEGFIRYYNLKTYKNKEGKNIVVNRRNAAVLVVEPKVKAPFDGTLNIESTHDEIVLTVKNGKQEARYTVRKRDVAKQNELAGVSGRLEGKLYIAHSSGYKVAKGGSIIDIVKDGWNVPNRIPYASEIIAKDNAPISQRILSKEKGIVKYYFLEGDHLERRHEIKAGDVIKEKGIFAVIADENDREATRHYIARDSKIVLSDNSLVEPDSLIAEPTQKVDNLIATWDSYNTLVISDIDGEVSFEDIVPSVTVTEQEDKTDGKKKLKINDYIPAGFKPSIIISNDKEVKRYVLEPNTSISAEVVEGGKVARADVLAKTPKATVKSRDITGGLPRVSELFEARRPKDAAVLAEIDGTITIGKPVRNKERVIITAQDGRVSEYLIDKNKRILAYANEFVHAGEALTEGVTSSHDILRIGGEKELLRFIVNEVQQVYRGQGVNIADKHIEVIVSQMLRQVRVIDSGDTRFIENDLVSKRHFKEENERIIALGGEPAIAELVLLGITRAAISSDSIISAASFQETTKVLTEASIAAKTDFLEDLKENVVLGRMIPVGTGLYKDKRFILKAKEQDSKKTQES from the coding sequence ATGTCAAAAACACAAGCCAAAAATAGACTTCGTATTGATTTTGCTAAACAGCAAGGCTTAGAAGTGCCAAATCTTTTGCTTTTGCAGCGTGATAGCTATGATTCGTTTTTGTATCCTCGCGATGGCAAAGAAAGTGGCATAGAGAAAGTGTTTAAATCCATTTTCCCCATCCAAGATGTCCAAAATCGTATCACGCTTGAATACAAAAGTTGCGAGTATGGCAAGCCTAAATATACCATTAGAGAGGCTATGGAGCGAGGTATTACCTATGCTATCCCACTAAAACTCAAAGTCGAACTTATCCAATGGGAAAAAGACGAAAAAGGCGATAAACTCGCGCCAAAGGACAGAAAAGAGCAAAGCATTTTTGTGCGTGAGATTCCGCTGATGACAGACCGCACTAGCTTTATCATAAACGGCGTAGAGCGCGTAGTAGTAAATCAGCTACACAGAAGCCCCGGTGTGATTTTTAAGCAAGATGATTCTACTTCAACCGTAAATAAGCCCATATATATGGGGCAGATTATCCCTGATAGAGGCTCTTGGCTTTATTTTGAATACGATGCCAAAGACACAATGTTTGTCCGCATAAACAAGCGGCGCAAAGTCCCTGCGACTATCTTTTTGCGTGCACTTGGGTATAGCAAAATGGATATTTTGAAAATCTTTTACCCAAGCCTAAATATCAAAATCCAAAAAGATACATTTCTTATTAAGTTTAATCCTGCGGATTTTGAGGGTAGGGTAGAATTTGATATAAAAGACATAAATGGCGAAGTCATAGTGCCCTCAGGCAAGCGACTAAGTGCCAAAAAGGCAAAAGAGTTACAAGAAAAAGGGCTTGATTATATACAATACCCTACCAAAACTTTGCTAAATCGCTATCTTTTTGAGCCTATCATAGACAAAAAAACAGGCGAAGTTATCCTTGATACGCTGACCCAAATCGATGAAGCAAAGCTCAAAAAAATAACCGAGCTAAAACTAAAAGATTTTGTCATCGTAAATGACCTTGCAAATGGCGTAGATAGCTCTATTATAAACGCATTTATCGCAGAGACAGATTCTCTAAAGCTACTTAAACAAAGTGAGAAAATCAGTGATGAGAATGAGCTAGCCGCTATTAGAATCTACAAGGTTATGCGACCGGGTGAGCCTGTTACCAAAGAAGTAGCAAAGCAGTTTGTGAAGCGATTGTTTTTTGATGCGGAGGCGTATGATTTGACACGCGTAGGGCGAATGAAAATGAATCATAAGCTAGGACTAAATGTGCCAAACTATGTAACAGTACTTACGCACGAGGACATCATAGAATCCGCTCGCTATCTTATGGGTGTCAAAAATTGCCAAGAAGAGGGCAGGCAAGGCAAGTTTAGGATTGATGATAGAGACAATCTAGGCAATCGCAGAATCCGCGCCATAGGCGAGCTACTAGCAAATGAGATGCACTCTGGGCTTGTCAAAATGCAAAAAGCAATAAAAGATAAGCTAACCACGATGAGTGGGAATTTTGATAGTATAATGCCTCAAGACTTGATAACTGCAAAAACCATTACAAGCACGATTATGGAGTTTTTCACAGGCGGGCAGCTATCTCAATTTATGGACCAAACAAACCCACTTAGCGAAATCACGCACAAACGCAGATTATCAGCACTTGGCGAGGGTGGGCTAGTAAAAGAGCGCGTCGGCTTTGAAGCGCGCGATGTGCATCCTACGCATTATGGTAGAATCTGCCCTATTGAAACCCCAGAAGGGCAAAATATCGGGCTTATCAACACTCTCTCAACTTTCACTCGCGTGAATGATTTGGGCTTCATCGAAGCACCATATCGCAAAGTCATAAATGGCAAAGTTACTGATGAAGTAGTCTATCTCACAGCGACACAAGAAGACGGCAAAGTCATCGCCCCTGCAAGCACTAAACTTGATGCAGACAACAATATAGTAGATTCTCTTATTGAGACTCGTTGTGGTGGCGAAATCACTTTGCGCAAATCCGAAGAGGTAGAGCTAATCGATTTAAGCCCACGAATGCTTGTGGGTGTGGCGGCTTCATTGATTCCATTCCTAGAGCACGATGACGCAAACCGCGCACTTATGGGCTCAAATATGCAGCGACAAGCTGTCCCACTGCTTAAGCCCGATGCCCCCATTGTCGGCACAGGTATTGAGCAAGTCATCGCACGAGATTCTTGGGAAGCTGTGAAAGCAAAGCGAGGTGGTGTTGTTGAGCGAGTGGATTCTCGCAATATTTACATTTTGGGTGAGGAGGGAGATAGTGTATATATTGATGATTATTCATTGCAAAAAAACTTGCGCACCAATCAAAATACTTGCTTTGTCCAACGCCCGATAGTCAAAAAAGGCGATAGAGTAGAAGCAGGGCAAATCATCGCTGATGGCGCGAGTATGGATAGAGGCGAGCTAGCCTTAGGCAAAAATATCCGCGTAGCATTTATGCCTTGGAATGGATACAACTTCGAGGATGCTATCGTAGTAAGCGAGCGACTTATCAAAGAGGATGCTTTCACTTCTAACCATATCTATGAAAAAGAAATCGAAGCAAGAGAGTTAAAGCACGGCACAGAGGAGATTACAGCAGATATACCGGGCGTGCGCGAAGAAGAAGTAGCCCACCTTGATGAAAGCGGAATCGTGCGAATCGGCACTTATGTAACCGCAGGTATGATTCTAGTTGGCAAAGTATCTCCAAAAGGCGAAGTCAAGCCAAGTCCCGAAGAGAGACTACTTCGTGCGATATTTGGCGAAAAGGCTGGACACGTGGTAAATAAATCACTTTATTGTCCACCTTCCCTAGAGGGCACGATTGTCGATGTAAAAATATTTACCAAAAAGGGCTATGAGCGTGATGCGCGAGCTAAGAGTGCTTATGAACAAGAAAAATCCGCACTTGATATTGAGCATCACGATAGGCTTACTATGCTAAATAAAGAGGAGCTTTTGCGCGTAGGGCTTATGCTAAGCAAAGAAGAGCTAAGCGCAGATACTGAAGTCAATGGCAAAAAATACAAAAAAGGGCAAAAAATCTCCAAAAACGAGATAGCAAATATCAATCGTTTTGCCCTAGCCACGCTTATCAAAAGCTATCCAAAAGCTGTGCAAACCAAGTATGACAAAATCAAATCAAGTTTCTTAGAGCAAAAAAAGACACTTGGCGAGGAGCACGAAGAAAAGCTATCTATCCTAGAAAAAGATGACATTTTGCCAAGCGGTGTCGTAAAACAAGTTAAAATCTACATAGCTACTAAGCGCAAGCTAAAAGTTGGCGACAAAATGGCGGGACGACACGGAAACAAAGGCATTGTAAGCACGATAGTGCCAATGGTAGATATGCCTTATACTGCTGATGGCGAGCCTGTGGATATTGTGCTAAATCCACTAGGCGTGCCAAGTCGTATGAATATCGGGCAGATTTTGGAAACTCATTTGGGACTTGTCGGCAAGCGATTGGGCAAGCAGCTTGAGGAGATTTTGGAAAATCAAAAAAACAATTTCAAAGACGAGCTAAGAGCAAAAATGCTAAAAATCGCAGAATCTAGCAACGAAAAAGATAAAAAAATCATTGATTTTATCAAAAAATGTGATGATAGCACCTTGCTGGAATGCGCCAAAGATTGGGCTAGGGGAGTGAAGTTTGCCACTCCTGTGTTTGAGGATTCTACGATGAAAAAACTTGACACACTCTTTGAGCTAGCCAAAATCGATATGGATGGCAAAGTTGAGCTATATGATGGCAAAACAGGAGAGAAAATCCGCGAAAAAGTCAATGTTGGTTATATGTATATGCTAAAGCTCCACCACCTTGTCGATGAAAAAGTGCACGCACGAAGCACAGGACCTTATAGCCTTGTTACCCAGCAGCCTGTTGGAGGTAAAGCTCTCTTTGGTGGACAAAGATTTGGGGAAATGGAAGTGTGGGCACTAGAAGCCTATGGCGCAGCACATACGCTAAAAGAAATGCTTACCCTAAAATCCGATGACATAAATGGGCGCGAAAATGCCTATCGCTCTATCACTAGAAGCGAGCCTGTGGGAGAGTCTGAAATCCCAGAGACATTCTATGTCCTTACCAAAGAATTGCAATCTCTAGCTCTTGATGTTAATGTCTATGATGAGCGCAATACCGATGAAAACGGCGAGCTAAAGCCACTAGAAATCAAAGAGGACAATCGACCAAAAGATTTTAGCTCATTTCAGCTTGTGCTTGCTAGCCCAGAGAAAATCCGCTCTTGGAGTCGTGGCGAAGTCAAAAAACCAGAGACCATAAACTATCGCACGCTCAAGCCAGAGCGAGATGGGCTATTTTGCACCAAGATTTTTGGACCTGTGAGGGATTATGAATGTCTATGTGGCAAATACAAAAAACCTCGCTACAAAGGAATGGTGTGCGAAAAGTGTGGTGTAGAGGTAACTAGCTCAAAAGTTCGCCGCTCTAGAATGGGGCACATTGAGCTTGTAACGCCTGTGGCGCATATTTGGTATGTAAGCTCTTTGCCTAGTCGTATCGGCACGCTTTTGGGTGTAAAGATGAAAGACTTGGAGCGCGTGCTTTACTATGAAGCATATATCGTAAAAGAGCCAAGCGAAGCGTTTTATGACAATGAATCTACAAAGCCTGTTTTAAAATATGATGTGCTAAATGAGGAGCAATTCCAAAACATTAGTCAGCGTTTTGCGGATAAAGGGTTTGTCGCACAAATGGGTGGAGAAGCAGTAAAAGAGCTACTTGAACAGCTTGATTTGGCAGCTTTGCTAAAATCCTTGCGTGATGAAATCAAATCCACAAACTCCGAAGCCAAAAAGAAAATCATCATCAAGCGATTAAAAGTGGTAGAAAGCTTTATGAATTCAGGCAATCGTCCAGAATGGATGATGCTAACCGTGCTTCCTGTGTTGCCACCTGATTTGCGTCCATTAGTCGCGCTAGATGGCGGGAAATTTGCCGTAAGCGATGTGAATGACCTCTATCGCCGCGTGATTAACCGCAATCAGAGATTAAAACGACTACTTGAGCTAGATGCACCTGAAATCATCGTTCGCAATGAAAAGCGAATGCTCCAAGAAGCAGTTGACGCGCTATTTGATAATGGCAGAAACGCCAATGCAGTAAAAGGAGCAAACAAACGCCCACTAAAATCCCTAAGCGAAATCATCAAGGGCAAACAAGGACGATTCCGCCAAAATCTACTTGGTAAGCGCGTAGATTTCAGCGGACGAAGCGTCATTGTCGTGGGACCAAATCTGCGAATGGACCAATGCGGACTACCAAAAAATATGGCTTTAGAGCTGTTTAAGCCACATTTGCTAGCTAGACTTGAGGAAAAAGGCTATGCTAGCACACTAAAGCAAGCAAAGAAAATGATAGAACAAAAAGTAAATGAAGTGTGGGAATGCCTCCAAGAAATCGTAGAGGGCTACCCTGTGTTACTAAACCGTGCTCCTACACTGCATAAGCAATCTATCCAAGCATTCCACCCCAAGCTTATTGACGGAAAGGCAATCCAGCTTCACCCTCTTGTTTGTTCTGCGTTTAACGCAGACTTTGATGGCGACCAAATGGCTGTGCACGTTCCACTTAGCCAAGAAGCTATCACAGAATGCAAAGTGCTAATGCTAAGCTCTATGAATATCTTACTTCCCGCAAGCGGAAAGGCTGTGGCTGTGCCTAGCCAAGATATGGTTTTGGGACTATATTATCTAAGCCTAGAAAAAAAGGGTGTCAAAGGCGAGCATAAGCTATTTAGCGATATTGACCAGATTATGGTGGCTATTGATGCAGGCGAGCTAGATATAAATGCCAAAATCCAAACCGTTATTGAGCGACAACCTGTTACTACCACCACAGGTAGAATGATTTTGCGCTCGATTTTGCCAGACTTTGTCCCTACAAATCTATGGAATCGTGTGCTAAAGAAAAAAGACATTAGTGTCCTTATCGACTATGTCTATAAAGAAGCAGGCATCGGCACGACAGCGACTTTCCTAGACAATCTCAAAAATCTAGGATTTACCTATGCGACAAAGGCGGGTATTTCTATCTCTGCTGCAGATATTATTATCCCTGACAATAAAGAATCTATCATATCCGTAGCGAGACAAAAAGTGCGAAAACTTCAAGACGAGTTTGAGCACGGAATCCTAACAGAAGCAGAGCGATACAACAAGACGATTGACATTTGGACAGAAGCGAGCAAAGAGCTTGGCGAAAAAATGAATACAATCATTGCCAAAGACAAAGACGGATTCAACTCTATCTATATGATGGCAGATTCTGGTGCGCGTGGTAGCACAGCACAGATTCGGCAGCTATCTGCTATGCGCGGACTTATGGCAAAGCCTGATGGCACGATTATTGAGACACCTATTGTTTCAAACTTCAAAGAAGGCTTAAATGTGCTTGAGTATTTTAACTCCACACACGGCGCAAGAAAAGGGCTAGCTGATACCGCGCTAAAGACAGCAAACGCAGGTTACCTAACGCGCAAGCTAATTGATGTCAGCCAAAATGTCAAAATCTCAATGGAAGATTGTGGCACACACGAGGGTATAGAGATTGGCGATATTATTGATGGTTCTGAATTGCTAGAATCGCTAGAAGAGCGAGTATTTGGACGAGTGCTTGCCGCTGATGTGATAGACCCTATCACAAATGAAGTGCTATTTAGTGCTGAAACACTTATTGATGAGCGAGCAGCTCGCAGAATTATTGAAGCAAATGTAAAATCTGTAACGATACGAAATTCTGTTACCTGCAAAGCTCCTAAAGGTGTATGCGCTAAGTGCTATGGACTAAATCTAGGTGAGGGCAAAATGGTGCGACCGGGCGAAGCTGTGGGCGTCATCGCTGCGCAATCAATCGGCGAGCCGGGCACACAGCTAACTCTACGCACATTCCACGTAGGTGGGACAGCTAGCCGAACTCAAGAGGAAAAAGAAATCCGCGCAGAAAAGGAGGGCTTTATTCGGTATTACAATCTCAAAACCTACAAAAACAAAGAGGGCAAAAATATCGTAGTAAATCGCAGAAATGCTGCTGTGCTAGTGGTAGAGCCAAAAGTCAAAGCCCCATTTGATGGCACACTAAATATTGAGTCAACGCACGATGAAATCGTCCTAACCGTCAAAAACGGCAAGCAAGAAGCGCGATACACGGTGCGCAAACGCGATGTAGCCAAGCAAAATGAGCTTGCAGGTGTCAGTGGGCGACTTGAGGGCAAGCTCTATATCGCACATAGCAGTGGCTACAAAGTCGCCAAAGGTGGCTCTATCATAGACATCGTAAAAGACGGCTGGAATGTTCCAAATCGTATCCCTTATGCAAGTGAAATCATCGCTAAAGACAACGCACCCATTTCACAGCGGATACTATCCAAAGAAAAAGGTATCGTAAAATATTATTTCTTAGAGGGCGACCATTTGGAGCGCAGACACGAGATAAAAGCAGGCGATGTCATCAAAGAGAAAGGTATCTTTGCCGTTATTGCCGATGAAAATGACAGAGAAGCTACAAGGCACTATATCGCACGAGATTCCAAAATCGTGCTAAGCGATAATAGTCTAGTAGAGCCTGATTCTCTAATCGCAGAGCCTACCCAAAAAGTCGATAACCTAATCGCCACTTGGGACTCTTATAACACCCTTGTGATTAGCGATATTGACGGGGAAGTAAGCTTTGAAGACATTGTCCCAAGCGTAACGGTTACCGAGCAAGAGGACAAAACAGATGGCAAGAAAAAGCTAAAAATCAATGACTATATCCCTGCTGGGTTTAAGCCCTCTATCATCATCTCAAACGACAAAGAAGTCAAACGCTATGTGCTAGAGCCAAACACTTCTATTTCAGCAGAGGTAGTAGAGGGTGGCAAAGTCGCTCGTGCTGATGTGCTAGCAAAGACACCAAAAGCCACAGTAAAATCGCGCGACATTACAGGTGGTTTGCCTCGCGTGTCTGAGCTATTTGAAGCTAGACGACCAAAAGATGCAGCTGTGCTAGCTGAAATCGATGGCACTATCACCATAGGCAAGCCTGTGAGAAACAAAGAGCGAGTAATCATCACAGCTCAAGACGGCAGAGTGAGTGAGTATCTCATCGACAAAAATAAGCGGATTTTGGCTTATGCAAATGAATTTGTCCACGCAGGGGAGGCACTCACAGAGGGAGTTACCTCAAGCCACGATATTTTGCGTATAGGTGGAGAAAAAGAGCTATTGCGATTTATCGTAAATGAAGTGCAACAAGTTTATCGAGGGCAGGGCGTAAATATCGCTGATAAGCATATTGAAGTGATTGTATCCCAAATGCTAAGGCAAGTGCGCGTGATAGATTCTGGTGATACGCGCTTTATCGAAAATGACTTGGTAAGCAAGCGACATTTCAAAGAGGAAAATGAGCGAATCATCGCACTAGGCGGAGAGCCCGCTATCGCAGAGCTAGTCTTGCTTGGTATCACGCGTGCGGCTATTAGCAGTGATTCTATCATCTCTGCTGCTTCTTTCCAAGAAACGACAAAAGTGCTTACAGAGGCTAGTATCGCAGCAAAAACCGACTTCTTGGAGGATTTGAAAGAAAATGTCGTGCTAGGTAGAATGATACCTGTGGGAACAGGACTATACAAGGATAAGAGATTTATCCTTAAAGCTAAGGAGCAAGATTCCAAAAAAACCCAAGAAAGTTAA
- the rpsL gene encoding 30S ribosomal protein S12, giving the protein MPTINQLIRKERKKVIKKTKSPALVECPQRRGVCTRVYTTTPKKPNSALRKVAKVRLTSKFEVISYIPGEGHNLQEHSIVLVRGGRVKDLPGVKYHIVRGALDTAGVAKRSVSRSKYGAKKAKAGGADKK; this is encoded by the coding sequence TTGCCAACCATTAACCAACTAATTCGCAAAGAGCGAAAAAAAGTAATCAAAAAGACAAAGTCGCCAGCATTGGTAGAGTGCCCACAGCGCAGAGGAGTATGCACGCGTGTATATACGACCACGCCCAAAAAGCCAAACTCCGCTTTGCGTAAAGTCGCAAAAGTGCGCTTGACAAGTAAATTTGAAGTCATTAGCTATATCCCCGGCGAAGGACACAATCTCCAAGAGCACTCTATCGTGCTAGTGCGTGGCGGACGGGTAAAGGACTTGCCCGGTGTGAAATATCATATCGTGCGTGGTGCGCTTGATACCGCAGGTGTAGCAAAACGAAGCGTATCTCGCTCAAAATATGGTGCGAAAAAAGCAAAAGCAGGCGGGGCTGATAAAAAATAG